The Kitasatospora albolonga nucleotide sequence AGGCTTACTTGGAGGTTGGCGTGACGGAGACGGGGACGAGCACCGACTGGCGGTCCTGGCAGGAGAGCTGGGACCGCCAGCAGGAGTGGTACATGCCCGACCGCGAGGAGCGGTTCCGGGTGATGCTGGACATGGTCGAGGCGGTCGTCGGCCCCGCGCCCCGGGTGCTCGACCTCGCGTGCGGTACGGGAAGTATTACGGACCGGCTCCTCAAGCGGTTCCCGGACGCCACGAGCACCGGGGTCGACCTCGACCCCGCGCTCCTGGCCATAGCGCGCGGCACCTTCGAGGGCGACGACCGGGTCACCTTCGTCACCGCCGACCTCAAGGACCCGGAGTGGACGGTCCGGCTGCCGCACACCTCGTACGACGCCGTCCTCACCGCCACCGCCCTGCACTGGCTGCACAGCGAGCCGCTGGCCGCCCTGTACGGGCAGCTCGGCAGGCTCGTCCGGGACGGCGGGGTCTTCATGAACGCCGACCGCACCATCGACCCGGCCACCCCCCGGATCAACGCCGCCGAGCGCGCCCACCGGCACGCCGCCATGGACCGCGCCAAGGCCGCCGGTGCCCTGGACT carries:
- a CDS encoding SAM-dependent methyltransferase gives rise to the protein MTETGTSTDWRSWQESWDRQQEWYMPDREERFRVMLDMVEAVVGPAPRVLDLACGTGSITDRLLKRFPDATSTGVDLDPALLAIARGTFEGDDRVTFVTADLKDPEWTVRLPHTSYDAVLTATALHWLHSEPLAALYGQLGRLVRDGGVFMNADRTIDPATPRINAAERAHRHAAMDRAKAAGALDWAEWWALAAADPVLAGPTAERFAIYGEHADGDMPSADWHARTLLASGFGEARAVWASPSDSLVLAVK